In Topomyia yanbarensis strain Yona2022 chromosome 2, ASM3024719v1, whole genome shotgun sequence, one DNA window encodes the following:
- the LOC131680865 gene encoding uncharacterized protein LOC131680865 has translation MEMLLVREDIWHIISEPQVNAVTDAWTETGAKVWVTIGLCIEDDQASLVHICANAKDIWDAVKTYHNKGSEVYLLKKLMHLELKEGDDMGQHLQTFSCLLQRIANVGDKIPEKLQVAMLYHLVTALEQRPRD, from the coding sequence ATGGAGATGTTGCTGGTCCGGGAGGATATATGGCACATCATCTCCGAACCCCAAGTGAACGCAGTAACAGATGCGTGGACGGAGACAGGCGCAAAGGTTTGGGTGACAATCGGGCTCTGCATTGAAGACGACCAGGCAAGTTTGGTGCACATTTGTGCGAATGCGAAGGACATATGGGATGCGGTGAAGACCTATCACAACAAGGGGTCGGAGGTCTACCTCCTGAAGAAGCTGATGCATCTGGAGCTCAAGGAGGGCGACGATATGGGGCAACACTTGCAGACTTTTTCCTGTCTGCTGCAACGTATCGCCAATGTTGGTGACAAGATTCCCGAAAAGCTGCAAGTCGCAATGTTGTACCATCTTGTTACGGCATTAGAGCAACGACCACGGGACTAA
- the LOC131684967 gene encoding DNA repair protein complementing XP-C cells homolog codes for MESDPSASEESPSEFSASEDEWSPPKECSKPVKSKARSVSKCKAKPERAKKLEPSEKLARPTRVSRRIAHRLGKSIPEEDETVNLLEDESLASDTSEEKPKKKKKSPAKRGRKPVLVAKEEPIKLTTFTVEQLYRKYRPDLAGPSKKCVIEKKRSKPEDDDSSGDDYLLDPAEIDLDSEFFKPIAADENRKSAAGFDCTVGLPSDQSDVDDDTMPLSSEINWQLIKQINLANISCFDKPKLGETSKPTEQNQETNRKSIASEEHDVSNLLLTGEKIGTKKMPPSSGRHDFLSVVGRKDKEEEKVVEFTVKVDSAEQSKPQKKKLDLLTAIKRLMNREKRQNQIYLHKVSILCWIAHGTFLNKTLADPRLTQEIAKRLLPSTNCRPKGRTNLLYFEQVTRYFRKCVQLKSNQWCYRSAKLPPLYTTIKFQILQRSAFSKRDYVLLFLLMLRTLSIHSRLVISLVVPPKQVPNSELYRMNSQSPEDVQADRRLLLEFQRAPKHSTIFKVKEKLTTTVKKNADQIRRDASKKRRHGGFMATIPQLDGSNDTVKSRPSEAKRKKLKLMNESFLDIEHNTPANVFRKPQKEDKQFSDELDEVVRRRREKILAAYRASKEQKAIGVVADEDDLYGEGSSSSLHVGRLGGVAHRKARRNLPGVDLWVEVYCEHEDKWITIDVLTGKVHCLEDIVNCATQPIYYVLAWNNDGTVKDVSPRYISRLGSKKSKLRVEDSWLETALSRYRISRATRRDRSEDLKFDKLLNKRPFPVQIGEYKNHPRFAIERHLLRSEAIYPRDAVILGYIKGEPIYPRDCVHVLFSREGWLRQAKTVRMHEEPYKVVKAKARYDRLTGTPIGALQTELFGAWQVQDYEPPVAENGIVPRSAYGNVGLFKPCMLPKGCVHLQLPGLNKVCKRLRVDCASAIIGFEFKNGACHAVYDGFVVCEEFRDQVIDEWYQEQVELERKQDEKYKKRVYGNWKKLITGLFIRKKLKDRYNFDNL; via the exons ATGGAATCAGACCCATCAGCTAGCGAAGAATCACCATCGGAATTTTCCGCCAGTGAAGACGAATGGAGCCCACCGAAGGAGTGCAGCAAACCTGTGAAATCGAAGGCAAGATCAGTTTCGAAATGTAAAGCAAAACCTGAAAG GGCGAAAAAACTTGAACCTAGTGAAAAACTTGCGAGACCCACCAGGGTATCGCGAAGAATTGCTCACCGTTTAGGGAAATCAATTCCAGAAGAAGATGAAACAGTGAATCTACTTGAAGATGAGTCCTTGGCGTCTGATACTTCTGAAGAAAAgccgaagaaaaaaaagaaaagcccTGCTAAACGAGGTCGCAAACCGGTGCTTGTTGCAAAAGAGGAGCCGATAAAGTTGACTACTTTTACCGTCGAACAACTATATCGGAAATACCGTCCGGATCTGGCTGGCCCGTCCAAAAAATGCGTTATCGAGAAGAAACGTTCCAAGCCGGAGGATGATGACAGTAGCGGGGATGATTATCTGTTAGACCCAGCCGAGATTGATCTGGATTCTGAATTTTTCAAACCGATTGCGGCTgatgaaaatcgaaaatcggctGCAGGGTTTGATTGTACCGTGGGTTTACCTTCGGATCAGTCGGACGTCGATGATGACACTATGCCGCTCAGTTCCGAAATTAACTGGCAATTGATAAAACAAATCAATCTAGCAAACATCAGTTGTTTTGATAAGCCAAAATTAGGAGAGACTTCGAAGCCGACCGAGCAAAATCAAGAAACTAATCGAAAAAGTATCGCAAGTGAGGAGCATGACGTATCGAATCTTCTGTTGACGGGGGAAAAGATTGGAACGAAAAAAATGCCTCCATCATCAGGAAGGCATGATTTTTTATCTGTGGTCGGTCGTAAAGACAAGGAGGAGGAGAAAGTAGTTGAGTTCACGGTTAAGGTTGATTCTGCTGAGCAGAGTAAACCGCAAAAGAAGAAATTAGATTTATTGACGGCTATAAAACGTCTAATGAATCGCGAAAAGCGTCAGAACCAAATATATTTGCATAAAGTGTCCATTCTCTGTTGGATTGCGCATGGGACATTCCTTAACAAAACGCTAGCAGACCCTCGGTTGACTCAAGAAATAGCTAAACGATTACTGCCTTCAACTAACTGCCGCCCCAAAGGACGCACAAATCTGCTCTATTTTGAGCAGGTCACCCGGTACTTTCGGAAATGCGTGCAACTAAAATCTAACCAATGGTGCTACCGATCTGCAAAACTGCCTCCACTGTACACGACAATCAAGTTCCAGATCCTACAACGGTCAGCATTCTCGAAACGGGATTATGTCTTACTGTTTCTATTAATGCTGCGAACGCTAAGTATTCACAGTCGGTTGGTGATATCGCTGGTTGTACCCCCAAAGCAGGTTCCCAACAGTGAGCTTTATCGTATGAATTCCCAAAGCCCCGAGGACGTTCAAGCGGATAGGCGATTGCTGCTCGAATTTCAAAGAGCACCCAAACATAGCACAATATTCAAAGTGAAAGAAAAACTGACCACCACTGTCAAGAAAAATGCCGATCAAATACGGAGAGATGCTTCAAAGAAACGGCGCCATGGCGGGTTTATGGCTACGATTCCGCAGCTGGACGGTAGTAACGATACCGTTAAATCCCGGCCCTCCGAAGCAAAACGGAAAAAGCTTAAATTAATGAATGAATCCTTCTTGGATATTGAACATAATACGCCGGCTAATGTATTCAGGAAACCGCAAAAAGAAGATAAGCAATTTTCAGATGAACTGGACGAGGTAGTACGCCGACGAAGGGAGAAGATTTTGGCCGCTTATCGTGCCTCGAAAGAACAGAAGGCCATCGGGGTAGTTGCTGATGAGGATGATCTGTACGGGGAAGGGAGTAGTAGTTCATTGCATGTTGGACGGTTAGGCGGAGTTGCGCACAGGAAAGCCCGTCGAAACCTTCCAGGCGTAGATTTGTGGGTTGAAGTATACTGCGAACACGAAGATAAGTGGATCACGATCGATGTGCTTACAGGGAAGGTGCACTGCCTGGAAGATATTGTG AATTGCGCCACTCAACCCATCTACTACGTGCTAGCTTGGAACAACGATGGCACAGTGAAGGACGTTTCGCCTCGTTACATCTCCCGGTTGGGTAGCAAAAAGAGCAAATTGCGCGTGGAAGATTCCTGGCTGGAGACGGCCCTCAGCCGGTACCGTATCAGCAGAGCAACGCGGCGCGATCGAAGCGAGGATTTGAAATTTGACAAATTACTCAATAAACGGCCGTTTCCGGTCCAAATTGGAGAATACAAGAACCATCCGCGGTTTGCGATCGAGCGGCATTTGTTGCGAAGCGAAGCAATCTATCCGCGGGACGCGGTCATCCTAGGATACATAAAAGGTGAGCCGATCTATCCAAGGGATTGTGTCCATGTGCTTTTCTCGAGAGAAGGTTGGCTGCGGCAAGCGAAAACGGTGAGAATGCATGAGGAACCGTACAAAGTTGTTAAAGCGAAGGCCAGGTACGATCGTTTGACGGGTACACCGATTGGCGCGTTGCAAACGGAACTGTTTGGTGCTTGGCAAGTCCAGGACTATGAACCACCGGTAGCCGAAAACGGCATTGTTCCGAGAAGTGCCTACGGGAATGTGGGATTATTCAAACCGTGTATGCTTCCGAAGGGATGTGTTCATTTGCAACTGCCTGGATTGAATAAGGTGTGTAAACGGTTGAGGGTGGACTGTGCTTCGGCGATTATTGGCTTCGAGTTCAAAAATGGTGCCTGCCATGCGGTGTACGATGGGTTCGTTGTCTGCGAGGAGTTTCGTGATCAGGTCATTGATGAGTGGTATCAGGAGCAAGTTGAGCTCGAGAGGAAACAGGATGAGAAATACAAAAAGCGTGTATACGGCAACTGGAAGAAGTTAATTACGGGTTTATTTATTAGGAAGAAATTGAAAGATAGGTATAATTTCGATAATTTGTGA
- the LOC131684968 gene encoding uncharacterized protein LOC131684968 has translation MADERKFSELELTKQNIVDSMALLEYYAKEFDKDSKFAGQVEAWAEKLEKFYDEFHRTVVKLEMFSTDKKPIDLKKERQLFDGRYYALRSFYLAKLAKKIRSPPSANPAPSRPMNIRLPELNLPKFSGKLEDWCVFRDSFESAVGSRSDISAVEKMHYLKGLVQGEAARILDPIKISEQGYKDAWRTLRLRFENNRQLIKCHIRTLFDTPVMRKESAEDLLALIDRFEQQISVLKSLGEPADRWSSILVYQLSIRLDPCTLREWENHCSKLDADNIASVLGGTAGTSEDTSTGASTSMPSYVTMVNFLQNYARVLQAVSSATSNTAPPRSKPNPTSKLAAFPVAATQQTAVSSTPSSSASKPKPCDKCGESHYLYSCPEFRKLNLRQRIDLVRQKNLCINCLRSSSHYARNCSGSRCRTCTKKHHTLLHTEPSDDNPASGQATGSTCCVALQPTLTAASALHAPNSLSPQSVSQAPIQQPSTSTSIANLSHIHAPSMSSQTALVSHTGEVIPGTVFLPTALVNIRNGRGRIVTARCLLDCASQRNFVSGALCERLQLPRIRLPHAIPISGIGNTTTLVEYQATITIFSRVTPFSVQCSMLVLPSITVKLPQSTIEARHWPIPKHVELADPTFAVTGDIDMILGAAHFFQILRYGRISLGEELPLLQNTEFGWVVSGECLLENHDHSDPRKCQFSNPCTIDELVNRFWQLEEVHDAKGWSPSERYCEEHFLKNTTRNSEGRYVVKLPKRDELLWQLKDNKYNTTRRFFSLQRSLGASPDKKAMYQQFIHEYVRLGHMREIGPDEIDAQPQYYLPHHAVMKLDSTTTKLRTVFDASCRSKSGISLNDVLLLGPTIQDTLVTIVLRFRIHQFVISADIEKMYRQILVHPTDQPLQRILWRDDPEAPLKSYQLRTVTYGTSSAPFLATRVLQKLADDEGQHFPLAEPAVRHDFYVDNLLSGSDDAESLAVTCNQLIAMLACAGLPLRQWSSNCQAILDTIPLELRETKTLLDLDHESSVTALGLRWEPSTDFLSFKTPNWKECTVLNKRTILSQISSLFDPLGLIGPTIAKAKIMLQSLWKLHLDWDTPVANGFAHEWQEFHQKLSALAHLRVFRHVLRPGYDRLEIHGFSDASESAYGACIYLRSIPAEGPCTVRLVISKSKVAPMGTQTIPRLVLCAAQLLSRLLKQVQDSIDITATTYLWTDSSIVLNWISATPSTWKTFVANRVAEIQELTSHAVWNHVPSEDNPADLVSRGMDLDELLASALWWNGPQWLKPIFAPWPAKYVVVATSNLDQPEVRQTIALPVVSVEPSDIVDRYSNLRQLLRIGTLLRRFAANCLHRKNHQPILVGPLTALDIDRTLLNLVRRIQQQYFANEIRQLETVGKVNRKSKLRYLHPTLVDGIIRVGGRLHNAAIPVDGRHPIVLPKHRLTDMIATREHHKTLHAGPSLLLSSLRQRFWPLGGRNLVRNIVHGCMVCARAKPKPLQQLMGDLPSVRVNQAYPFQNVGVDLAGPMYVRTSLRNKRSPFFKAYITVYVCMATKAVHLDLVSDLTTGTFIASLRRFVGRRGKPAHIYCDNATNFVGAHRELEELRKLFRTQVHQDAVANECADNGIQFHFIPPRSPTFGGIWEACVKSVKTLLRKILGNAHLTESELQTALIQVESMLNSRPITPLPDNPSDELALTPGHFLIGRPLNAVPDPDCREVPESRLSRWERVQQLTQHFWSRWHKEYLATLQSRYRWTEAMDNLAVGSIVALKDERAPPLKWPLGRVLSVHPGPDGLVRVATVKSTFGIVQRAIPKLCLLPIEVAPPIVAQSPAPISSPTSTTPKEGPCSGNRAAGRDPGPCSGNRAAGRDPGPCSGYRAAGRAPGPYSGK, from the coding sequence ATGGCCGACGAGAGGAAATTCAGTGAGTTGGAGCTGACGAAGCAGAATATTGTCGATTCAATGGCTTTGTTGGAATATTATGCGAAGGAGTTCGACAAGGACAGTAAGTTTGCGGGCCAAGTAGAAGCGTGGGCGGAAAAGTTGGAGAAATTTTACGACGAGTTTCACCGGACGGTGGTGAAATTGGAGATGTTTTCCACCGATAAGAAGCCAATCGACCTGAAAAAGGAACGGCAGTTGTTCGACGGTCGCTATTATGCTCTTCGGTCCTTCTACTTGGCCAAACTGGCGAAGAAAATACGTTCTCCCCCTTCTGCCAACCCCGCACCATCGAGACCAATGAACATCAGGCTTCCGGAGCTTAACCTACCCAAGTTTAGCGGTAAGTTGGAAGACTGGTGTGTTTTTCGCGATTCGTTTGAATCCGCTGTAGGTTCCCGGAGCGACATCAGTGCGGTCGAGAAGATGCACTATCTGAAGGGCCTCGTTCAAGGAGAGGCAGCGCGCATTCTCGACCCTATCAAAATAAGCGAGCAGGGCTACAAGGACGCTTGGCGAACGTTGCGGCTGCGTTTTGAGAACAACCGGCAGTTAATCAAGTGTCACATTCGGACGCTTTTCGACACTCCAGTGATGCGCAAGGAATCAGCTGAAGATCTGCTTGCGCTGATCGATCGCTTCGAGCAGCAGATATCCGTTCTGAAGAGCTTGGGTGAACCAGCCGACCGATGGAGCTCTATCCTGGTTTACCAGCTATCTATACGCCTCGATCCTTGTACGCTCCGGGAATGGGAGAACCACTGTAGCAAACTCGATGCTGACAACATCGCTTCGGTTCTGGGAGGAACCGCCGGCACATCAGAGGACACAAGCACTGGTGCGTCAACTTCAATGCCATCATACGTGACGATGGTAAACTTCCTCCAGAACTACGCTCGAGTTTTGCAAGCAGTTTCTTCAGCCACTTCGAACACCGCTCCTCCTCGCAGCAAGCCAAATCCGACATCCAAGCTAGCAGCCTTTCCAGTCGCAGCTACACAGCAAACTGCAGTATCCAGTACACCCTCTTCCAGCGCCAGCAAGCCGAAGCCGTGCGACAAGTGCGGTGAGAGTCACTACCTGTACAGCTGTCCGGAATTTCGGAAACTCAACCTTCGCCAACGGATAGATCTGGTAAGACAGAAAAACCTTTGCATTAACTGTTTGAGATCGAGTTCCCATTATGCCCGGAACTGTTCTGGGTCAAGATGCCGTACATGTACCAAGAAGCACCACACGCTTCTTCATACTGAGCCCTCTGACGACAATCCCGCTTCTGGTCAAGCCACCGGATCAACTTGCTGTGTTGCCCTCCAGCCGACTCTCACCGCAGCATCTGCGCTGCATGCTCCAAACTCACTGTCACCCCAGTCTGTTTCGCAAGCTCCCATCCAGCAACCGTCTACCTCTACCTCAATCGCAAACTTATCCCACATTCATGCGCCTTCCATGAGTTCTCAGACTGCCCTCGTATCACATACTGGTGAAGTGATTCCTGGAACCGTTTTCCTTCCGACTGCGCTAGTGAACATCCGTAACGGTAGAGGTCGCATCGTCACTGCTCGTTGCTTGCTGGACTGTGCTTCCCAACGCAACTTTGTTTCTGGGGCTCTTTGCGAACGACTGCAGCTTCCTCGCATCCGATTGCCGCATGCTATCCCGATAAGCGGAATCGGAAACACTACAACGCTGGTTGAATACCAGGCCACGATAACCATCTTCTCTCGAGTCACTCCCTTCTCCGTACAATGCTCCATGCTCGTTCTGCCTTCCATTACCGTCAAGCTGCCCCAGTCGACGATAGAAGCCCGCCACTGGCCGATTCCAAAGCACGTGGAGCTTGCAGATCCAACATTCGCTGTTACTGGCGACATCGACATGATTCTGGGTGCCGCCCATTTCTTCCAAATTCTTCGATACGGCAGGATATCGCTCGGGGAAGAGTTACCGCTTCTGCAGAACACAGAGTTCGGTTGGGTCGTCTCCGGAGAGTGTTTATTGGAAAACCACGATCACAGCGATCCACGCAAGTGCCAGTTCAGTAATCCCTGCACAATCGATGAATTGGTCAACCGATTCTGGCAGCTCGAAGAAGTCCACGATGCAAAGGGATGGTCTCCGTCGGAACGATACTGTGAGGAACATTTCTTGAAGAACACCACCCGCAACTCCGAAGGCCGCTACGTCGTCAAGCTGCCCAAGCGTGACGAGCTGCTTTGGCAGTTAAAGGACAACAAATACAACACCACCCGCCGCTTCTTCTCTCTACAACGCTCACTCGGTGCGAGTCCCGATAAGAAGGCGATGTATCAGCAGTTCATCCACGAGTACGTGAGATTGGGACATATGCGGGAGATTGGCCCCGATGAAATCGACGCGCAACCGCAATACTACCTTCCACACCACGCTGTGATGAAACTCGACAGCACCACTACAAAGCTTCGTACCGTATTCGACGCATCATGCCGCTCGAAGTCCGGTATCTCGCTGAACGATGTCCTGCTTCTTGGTCCCACAATCCAGGACACTCTCGTGACGATTGTCCTCCGTTTTCGAATCCACCAGTTCGTGATATCTGCggacattgaaaaaatgtacCGGCAGATTTTGGTCCATCCCACCGACCAACCGCTGCAGCGAATTCTCTGGCGCGACGATCCCGAGGCTCCACTGAAGAGCTACCAGCTCCGCACCGTCACATACGGCACAAGCagtgctccatttttggcaactaggGTGCTGCAGAAGCTCGCCGATGATGAAGGGCAACATTTTCCGCTGGCGGAACCCGCTGTCCGCCACGACTTCTACGTCGACAATTTGCTGTCCGGTTCTGACGATGCTGAATCTCTCGCCGTTACCTGCAACCAGCTCATTGCAATGCTCGCCTGCGCAGGACTTCCTCTCCGACAATGGTCTTCGAATTGTCAAGCTATTCTTGATACCATTCCGTTGGAGCTCCGAGAGACGAAAACACTACTCGATTTGGACCACGAGTCCTCCGTGACTGCACTTGGCCTCCGCTGGGAACCGTCGACCGATTTTCTTTCGTTCAAGACGCCGAATTGGAAGGAATGCACGGTTCTGAACAAACGAACGATCCTCTCTCAGATCAGCAGTCTTTTCGACCCCTTAGGTTTGATTGGACCGACCATTGCAAAGGCGAAAATCATGCTGCAGAGTCTTTGGAAACTCCATCTCGACTGGGACACACCCGTGGCTAACGGATTCGCTCACGAATGGCAGGAATTTCACCAGAAGCTTTCAGCACTTGCCCACCTTCGAGTTTTTCGCCATGTGTTACGTCCGGGTTACGACCGCTTGGAGATTCACGGGTTCAGCGACGCTTCAGAGTCTGCATATGGCGCATGCATCTATCTCCGGTCAATACCTGCCGAGGGCCCTTGTACAGTTCGCCTGGTGATTTCTAAGTCCAAGGTCGCTCCGATGGGGACTCAAACCATTCCACGCCTCGTGCTATGCGCAGCTCAACTCCTGTCCAGACTTCTTAAACAAGTTCAGGACAGCATCGACATAACCGCCACCACATATCTATGGACCGATTCTTCCATCGTCTTGAACTGGATATCCGCAACTCCATCGACATGGAAGACGTTCGTAGCCAACCGAGTGGCTGAAATCCAAGAGCTGACGTCTCACGCCGTTTGGAATCACGTCCCATCCGAAGACAATCCCGCCGATCTCGTTTCTCGAGGAATGGACCTCGATGAACTCCTCGCTAGTGCACTGTGGTGGAACGGACCGCAGTGGCTAAAACCAATATTCGCTCCTTGGCCAGCGAAGTACGTCGTCGTAGCGACCTCAAACTTAGACCAACCGGAGGTCCGACAGACTATTGCCCTTCCGGTCGTGAGCGTAGAACCGTCAGATATCGTCGATCGCTATTCCAATCTTCGTCAGCTACTTCGGATCGGCACACTTCTTCGGCGTTTCGCCGCTAACTGCCTTCACCGGAAGAATCACCAACCAATTCTTGTCGGCCCGTTGACGGCTCTTGACATTGATCGCACTCTGCTCAATCTGGTCCGTCGCATACAACAGCAGTACTTTGCCAACGAGATACGCCAACTTGAAACCGTCGGAAAAGTAAACCGTAAATCCAAGCTACGGTATCTGCACCCGACACTCGTAGACGGCATTATTCGTGTCGGCGGCCGGCTTCACAATGCTGCAATACCTGTCGACGGAAGACACCCGATCGTCCTCCCCAAACATCGTCTCACCGACATGATCGCCACGAGAGAACACCATAAGACGCTCCATGCCGGTCCCAGCTTACTACTATCCTCGTTGCGCCAAAGATTTTGGCCCCTCGGCGGACGGAACTTGGTTCGCAACATTGTTCACGGCTGCATGGTATGCGCACGTGCCAAACCCAAGCCGTTGCAGCAGCTGATGGGGGATCTGCCATCTGTTCGGGTCAACCAGGCGTACCCGTTTCAGAATGTTGGCGTTGACTTGGCTGGGCCAATGTACGTGAGAACGTCACTCCGAAATAAGAGATCGCCATTCTTCAAAGCCTACATCACCGTATACGTATGTATGGCTACCAAAGCCGTGCACTTGGACCTTGTGTCGGATCTGACCACTGGCACATTCATTGCGAGCCTGCGAAGATTCGTCGGCCGTAGAGGAAAGCCTGCGCATATCTACTGCGATAACGCCACGAACTTTGTTGGAGCACATCGAGAACTGGAAGAACTGCGGAAGCTTTTCCGAACTCAAGTTCACCAAGATGCCGTAGCAAACGAATGCGCAGACAACGGAATACAGTTCCACTTCATCCCACCTCGCTCTCCCACATTCGGTGGAATCTGGGAAGCCTGCGTGAAATCCGTGAAGACCCTGCTTCGCAAAATCCTCGGAAATGCTCACCTAACCGAATCCGAGCTGCAAACCGCATTGATTCAGGTCGAGTCAATGCTAAACTCTCGCCCAATCACGCCGTTGCCGGACAATCCATCCGATGAGCTGGCTCTGACTCCAGGACATTTCCTGATTGGTCGTCCGTTGAATGCGGTACCTGATCCAGATTGCCGTGAAGTTCCTGAATCCAGGTTGTCTCGATGGGAACGAGTACAACAGCTAACTCAGCACTTCTGGAGTCGTTGGCACAAGGAGTATCTCGCCACCCTGCAAagtcgctaccgctggacagaagCCATGGACAATCTAGCCGTTGGTTCCATCGTCGCTCTCAAAGATGAGAGAGCACCGCCGTTGAAATGGCCCCTGGGACGCGTGCTCAGCGTTCATCCCGGCCCTGACGGCCTTGTTCGTGTCGCCACTGTGAAGTCGACCTTCGGCATCGTTCAACGCGCCATCCCGAAGCTCTGCTTACTTCCAATTGAAGTTGCGCCACCCATCGTAGCACAGAGTCCCGCACCAATTAGCAGCCCTACGTCAACAACGCCAAAGGAAGGCCCTTGCTCAGGGAACCGAGCCGCCGGACGAGATCCCGGCCCTTGCTCAGGGAACAGAGCCGCCGGACGAGATCCCGGCCCTTGCTCAGGGTACAGAGCCGCCGGACGAGCTCCCGGCCCCTACTCGGGGAAATGA